One Thunnus albacares chromosome 12, fThuAlb1.1, whole genome shotgun sequence genomic region harbors:
- the LOC122994125 gene encoding E3 ubiquitin-protein ligase RNF186-like, with amino-acid sequence MAETVKTGGDCNADSFPIEEYECKICYNYFDLGCHTPKLLGCSHTFCRVCLETLHSREGRGWRIDCPVCRHRTPVPEYLVHNLPDNTSLTQALPLIKHVNAPDTEDQTGPTVSSATSQESNGSCQTCKHVAFTTVCVCAIFSFLSTVVLLFLGLIFVHNFNNTVGHVCLLVASVLALFSLILTWLMCMLNYRPETEASHFSSLNSNIT; translated from the coding sequence ATGGCGGAGACTGTCAAAACGGGAGGCGACTGTAACGCCGACTCGTTTCCCATCGAGGAGTACGAGTGTAAAATATGCTACAACTACTTCGATTTGGGGTGTCACACTCCCAAACTGCTGGGCTGCTCCCACACTTTCTGCCGGGTGTGCCTCGAAACTCTGCACTCCCGGGAGGGTCGAGGATGGAGAATCGATTGTCCTGTGTGTCGGCACCGTACCCCTGTGCCGGAATATCTGGTTCACAACCTCCCCGACAACACCTCACTGACCCAGGCGCTCCCGCTGATTAAGCATGTGAACGCACCAGACACAGAGGACCAGACAGGTCCAACCGTCTCCTCTGCGACCTCCCAGGAGAGCAACGGCAGCTGTCAGACTTGCAAACATGTTGCGTTTACGACGGTTTGTGTGTGCGCCATCTTCTCCTTCTTGTCCACGGTGGTGCTGTTATTTCTGGGCCTCATCTTTGTACATAACTTCAATAACACCGTCGGCCATGTCTGCCTGCTTGTTGCCAGCGTCCTCGCCCTGTTCTCGCTCATCCTCACTTGGTTAATGTGCATGTTGAATTACCGGCCTGAAACAGAAGCAAGCCATTTCAGTTCCCTCAACTCTAATATAACGTAA